acaatgacaagccactggaatctgacaacttggatggaaaattactgaggataatagcggacgatattgccactcctatttgccgtATCTTCAAGTTAGGTCTATTAGAAAGTGTgcaccctcaggcctggagggaagaaaaagttattcccctacctaagaatagtaaagccaactagctaacgttagccacctagccagaatttgtaacatattgtacgctttgcaaattcttaacatataataccaattgtaattcgtaacatatcatacaaatggtaatggacatccacaaatgaatacataccatacgaaatgtaacatatcatactaaattgagtgtttcggatttacgtacagaataatactaaatactctgagaccaggttgccagGCTCCGCTGAGAgccaggtgtagtggtggtaaggattcactccatggtgctgaaaggaaagctctgctgttgggacagctttatgtaggatCTATCAGTTTGTGGGCAGTTTGTGTTGtgcagtggctttgctggcatgtatCTAAAAAAGATTggttgagtttgccccaccatgATTTcgatgctaaaatcaccactggcaGAGCAACCTAAAATCCCTCTGTTCAATATgataacaaaaaaaacaataacacagaaATTACAATAGTTTCAAAATGAATGCTTTATTTTTGCAGGAAATTATTATATAATGAGATAATAAACAATGACAAGGATTCAATCCAACCCTATTGATGACCTCTGAAGCACAGCAAAACCCATGTGGATTGTGAGCAACATGACCGTGCCCAAGTTTACACTACAGTTAAATAGCAGCCATGGCAAAGATCTATTGAAGTGTTAATCAAAGAGTGATCAAGAAaatatcaaatacatttttttttaaatgtcaataaGATCATTGAAGAATTGAAAATAATAGGTAGAGCAATAGGTTTTAAAATTAAGGATTTTTATTAACTAATGTTGAAATTTCCAGAAAGAGAGATCAATGAGTTAGCAAGTGAACTTTAGACAGATCCCGAACAGCCTTCAGATGCAGAGGAGAGGCTAAGGTGTGCACACCATGGTGACGCCAGACTTGGAGACGACCCAAAGACGGCCCAGGTCGTAGGTCACGTGGCCCATGCGCATACACATTGGGATATTGCTCCATCCGGTGCCCTCTGGTTTACTGGCTGTGATGCCGTCTCTGTGTTGAAGAAAGGGGTGGGGTTCATGTTTTAAAGATTATCCATCTTTTTaagtacatccatttttggactttaaTAATTGATTATAGCCATTGATTTTTAAGAATATAACTTCTGCCTCTTGAGCTTTATTCAACCACGTCAGAAGACAAAATGTAAGTTTTTACtcaattgtttgtaaacaatgttattgtaaacaaacaatgtatagctttaaaaaacatgttacatttttttttttacaaataattgATGTGTCTTTGCATCCGTAGCTCCATGTatggatttgagagtggttacatgtCTCTAACTACattcctcagctgtttaccaaaacaagtGGTGGGGTGTCTGGGAAGTTGTTGTTTCTATCACAAACTGTAGCTTTACAAGACATCCCACTTTTACATATTTTATCATACAATGTCTATACATTTCTTTATAAGTCCTATAAGTTTAGATCTGATTATATTTgactgattttatttatgtatctaCAGTATTTTAGTTGTTGTGTAAAGAGCTTCACAAAGCATGTACAGTAAGGATAAGAATTATAATTAAAGGTATACCATTATTATACACATAGTTCAGTAGCATCCTTACCTGGTAAAAACATCACCCGCAGAGTTGACCCCAAAGACACTACCATCAGTTGCCACCTCAATCATGGAAAGCTTGCCATCAATGTGACTCCACCCGTTGTTTTGGCAGTCTTGATTCAGCTGGAAAAACAGATTCAATCAGGGTTTTAGGACCATTTGAACAGTTATAATATGAAACAGTTTTGGAATAACTGACACTCTCCATCCTCTACTACTCTGCTCCAGCTCTCACACTCTTTCCCAGATCTTACACTCATTAAGAAGATATCATCATTCTTGTTGACTGCCCAGCACCCAAAGGGTCCACAACTGTAGTACTTCACAGCTCCTGGCAATCCTGTCCATGGAAGGGGTGAGCCTGGACCCTTGTAGCCAACTGTGGCACTACGTGTCAGACAGAATGGAGTATCGTCCATGTTAGCCCCCACAATAAACTGTGCACCTCCAGCATCCAACTGTTTCAGAAGGCCTGAAGaccacaaagacagacagacggacggacaagCAAACAAGGAGCACATATCTGTGAGTACTGCCAAATGACCTACAagttacaatttaaaaaaaaatcaacagcctgatgatATCAGGAAAGCTAAAAAGAAGGTGTCGTCTGGATAAATATTGAGTAATGCTTTCCACTTACCGGCAGCTTGCACCCAGTTACCGGCCACATACTTGTAGATTGAGTCTGCCTTGTTGACACCCCAGATCCCTGCTGGTCCTACAGTGATATGCTTCAGAGAACCAGGCAGGCGGATCCATTTATCACCTACCAGGTAGTAGGGGATTTGACTTGTGTCCGTAGCAACCACTTGCCCCAGTCCTGCATCGATCTGCATCAGATTCTTGATGTTTACTACCTCCTGACAGTCCCATGCTATGGAGACAAACACATATGAGTAGAGTACACCAAGAAAAAGGAGGATGACATTATGGAGCAAACTTCATCAACTCCAAGTTGAGCAAGCATGTTTCAGATGATGGTAACTTACCATGACTGACGGCCAGGAGACAGAGGACCAGTAGGACGGCTGCAGTGACTCTCATGATGTCTCTGTAGATCTACAGTATAAGTTTGGTTGTACACCAGACTTCAATTGTCCCCTTCCAAGACTGAGCTTTTATAGCCCTGCACATACCTTTCACCAATGATGGGTTCCTGTTCCACCTGTTAAACGAAGACTTGATGGTGTCCGGTGTCCGGGAGAGAGGAAAGTTGTGTTAATGTCACCTGATGACAAAGATCATTCCTTTGTTCTTCTCATGTTTTCTGTGTTTACATTGTAATATGCATTTCCTATGTTTACATTTTGAAATACAGTGCCAATACAAAGTCCACACTCACCTtcgatttcttcacattttttaTTACCAAGTGGGATTAAAACAGATATAATAGCAATTTTTTGTCaaccatctacacaaaatactctgtagtgtcaaagtgaaagaaaactGATATTCTTTTAAATTAACGCAATATAAAACACAAATGTACCTCGATTATatacgtccccccccccccaagtcaatacatggtaaaaacacctttggcagcgattacagtcttctTGGGTTAGTctcataagagctttgcacacctatattgtgcaatatttgcccatttctCTTTTAAAATCTTCTTCAAGCTATACTctatatacaaagtatgtggacacaactACAAATTTGtgaattcagctatttcagcaactaccgttgctgacaggtgtctaAAATCAAGCCaacagccatgcaatctacataaacaaacattggccttactgaagagggtcaaccctgctagagctgccccggtcaactataagtgctgttattgtgaagtggaaacacctAGAAGcatcaacggctcagccgcgatgtggtaggccaaacaagctcacagaactggactgcCAACTGCTGAAGTGTGTAGCgggtaaaaatagtctgtcctcggttgcaacactcacttctgagttccaaactgcctctgaaagcaatgtcatcacaagaactgttcgttgggatcttcatgaaatgggttccaTAGCCGAccagccgtacacaagcctaagatcactatgcgtAATGCCAatcgtcagctggagtggtgtaaatttcgccgccattggactctggagcagtggaaacgccttctcttgagtgatgaatcccgcttcaccatctcaaataaaataaaataaaattgtgtttgtcacatccgccgaatacaacaggtgtagaccttacagtgaaatgctgtgtatcggaggcgaagtcaggtgcaggagagcagagtgtagttAACAGGCACACTTTTTATTTCGGTcaagcagtgaaatgcttacttacaagcccttaaccaacaatgcagttgaaatAAATAAGTATTAAGTAAAAAATGGATAAGTAaaaatttaaaaacaaatatttaaagagcagcagtaaaataacagtagcgaggctatatagagggggtaccggtacagagtcaatgtgtgtgtgtgtgggggaaggGCACagcttagtcgaggtaattgaggtggcagtccgacggatgaatctgggtttggcggatgccaggagatagctacctgcccgaatgcatattgccaactgtaaagtttggtggtggagAAATAATGGTCTTGGGATGGTTTAAGTGGTTCAGGCTAGGCCACACTAGGTCATATAGTGTCACGatcttcgttgggagaaagagaggaccaatatgcagcatggtaagtgttcatcttgaATTTATTTAGAAAAGAGAACACTGAACGaactaacaaaaataacaaacaacgaacATGAAGCTATCGAATAaagtgctgacacaaaacactacacatagacaatcacccacaacccacaatgacaaaataggctacctaaatatggttcccaatcagagacaacgactaacacctgcctctgattgagaaccatatcaggccaaacatagaaacagaaaaactagacacacaacatagaatgcccactcagatcacaccctgaccaaacaaaacatagaaacatacaaagcaaactatggtcagggcgtgacatatagtTTATGTAAAGATGTTGTGGATCATGGCAAGACCGCAATTTGCAAgtgttgccatagattttcaagcagacttaactcaaaactgtaacttggccactcaggaacattcactgtcttcttggtaaccaatcagtgtagatttgtcttagtcctgttgaaaggtgaattcctctcccggTGTCTGGTGTGAAACAGACTGATCAGGttgtcctctaggattttgcctgtacttagcttcatcctgtttcttttcatcctgaaaaactccccagtgtttgccaatgtcaagcatacccataccatgatgcagccaccaccatgctttaaaataaggaggcagttactcagtgaggtgttgtgttggatttgccccacacataaggctttgcatttaggccaaaacgTGTATTCGTTTGATGTGTTCATTGTGTTGCCTTGTTGTGCTGTTGTCAATgctcaataatgtttgtaccatgctttgcggtgctaccatgctgtgctgctaccatgctgtgctgctgccatgttgtgttgctaacatgttgttgtcatgttgtgttgctaccatgctgtgttttcatgtgttgctgccatgctatgttgttgtcttaggtctctatatagtgttgtggtgtctctcttgtcgtgatgtgtgttttgtcctatattctAATTACAttttagttaaataaatgttaaattaaagagatattcaatatCTGATTTGTCATTGTTACCCAATTACCAATCACTGCCCTCCTTCATGAGGCTTTTGTAAagctccctggtctgtatagttgaatatgtgcttgaaattcaatacttgactgagggaccttacagatgttgaaTGTATACAGTggtggttctagcttgtatggctcccttgGAGAACCTCCCCttcaatgccccccccccccccccgcgccaacaacaacaacaccattcTGCTCTAACTGTCATTtatattcagacatttggaacaacacaaataaataatcctaacatttaaaactataaatatcaaaaagaagtaacaaagacaaatagaaattAGAAAGAAATTCtagtatataaatacaaataaaaaagcgAATCTaattattacactattaccctattgctaacaaaaaacacaaattaaactaaattgcacaaatcctgtatcacacaaatacacatatagaataacacacttataaagaagagaacctgattattgcacttcaaacaagaaacacacaaacTACATTTCACAACTAATTgcattactaattgcattagtactgtacaaagttagaggtgcgctatttgatagattccccaactccccctacctcgggcttccagtggggagaccggAGGTCaacccctccccatctcgtacttctgagtggttgaccttcccaggcagtagcctgcctagctcacaaactagaatcagtgAACCCACTCCGACAaagttaattgacccacagtgatgtgggggctgtgcttggcaaagtgggtggggttataccctgcctgtttggccctgtacgggggtatcatcggatggggccacagtgtctcctgacccctcctgtctcagcctccagtattgatgctgcagtagtttatgtgtcggggggctagggttagtctgttatatctggagtatttaccctgtcttatccggtgtcctgtgtgtaaaggggtgcgtaactggtggcagtgaagtcagacgcaggagagcagaactaggtaatagccggagcagtttaatttcaaaaccaacggcataaagCAATAACaaacatgggtacaaaacccgacgcgcaccagtaaacatgtgcacaagcacttacaacaaacaattccacacaaagacatggggggaacagagggttaaatacacaacacttaatgagggaaatgagaactaggtgtgtaggaagacaagacaaaacaaatggaaaatgaaaagtggatcgacggtggctagaagaccggtgacgccgaccgccgaacgccgcctaaacaaggagaggaaccgacttcagtGGAAGACGTGAcactgtgtgaatttaagtatgctctctctaattctctctttcgctctttctttctttctctctctcggaggacctgagccctaggaccatgcctcaggactacctaacataatgactccttgctgtccccagtccacctggccgtgctgctgctccagtttcaacttttctgcctgcggctatggaaccctgaccttttcaccggacatgctacctgtcccagacccaatgttttcaactctctagagacagcaggagtggtagagatactctcaatgatcggctatgaaaagccaactgacatttactcctgaggtgctgacctgttgcaccctcgacaactactgtgattattattatttgaccatgcttgtcatttatgaacatttgaacatcttggccatgttctgttataatctccagccggcacagccagaagaggactggccacccctcatagcctggttcctctctaggtttcttcctaggttttggcctttctagggagtttttcctagccaccgtgcttctacacctgcattgcttgctgtttggggttttaggctgggtttctgtacagcactttgatatatcagctgatgtaagaagggttatataaatacatttgatttgattttgatttgatttacagctaaaggctatcaaatCTGGTCGTCTattgcgttggggacagagaataaaaggagcagatttctgggcatggtagaaaagattcagggcataatgaaCAGACACGGGTATGGTAGAGTGGagataaacctaggcattgagtgacaataAAAGAGATTGCATCTCTGGAGGTGCTAGTTATGCTAGTTGAGGTCACCCCATTTGTGGGAGGAGGGGGAAAAGTGGTATATGAGGCATGTTGTGTGgggctaggggctccgcagtaaaataaaacaatgatacctaccctaaacaacagtatacaagccatattgacattagagagacattaaccgaggcataaagcaatcacaggtgttgattgggagagctagctaagacaacaacgggtaagacagcaacagctaatcagccaagacaacaacaacaggtaaaatggcgatgaatgggcagagagggtcagttaactacacacagggcctgagttcgaagTCTGGGGcggacagataaacaaaataaacaatatggagtaccgtgattaatgaacagtccagcaggcatcagctatggaGCCAGatatcatagggtccagtgaacagcaataaaTGAAACAGGGaagtcgttactacgctagcaagcgggagacacggcgttcataaaggttagcaggccggggctagcagaagcGTCTTCACCGATGTCCGACAAAGGCCGGTTGAGGGAACATCGGACgaaattacgtcggcagaccagacgtgatggatcggcggggctccgtgtcgacaaagggtccaggccaattggcaaaagaggtattgtagctggagtaattttgtttgctagctgggagatgcgcctggctcagggctaactggtgctagcttcgggacaagggcgttagccactatagccactcggtagcagctagttgcgatgatccgatgcaaaggtccagagcttacagCAGGAATCCGGCGATGTAGTGGTTTCTAGTCGTGCTAGTGAAGAGTCCGGGGGGCATCAGCtttgtagccgagtgatcatagggtccactgagcaggccgggagatgggcctggctcaaaGGCTAGCTTTggggctgggccactcggtagaagctagctagctgtggTGATCTGGAATAATGGTGGAGAAAAGCAGTCCAATATTCTCAGGGTTGATATCGCACTGAGCAGACTGGCGGGTATTATCCAGGGTgaaagcggctggtgtctgagctagaggtaaaggccgctagcagtggctaacaatgactaactagctagtagctaattagctgatTAGCatctgatggaggttctagctGTAAGGTCTAAAAAAGAATTGcggatccgtatcacattgggtgaggtgggttgcCATCTTGGATCACTATGTGAtactactttgaataatctaaaatattaaatatgttttgatttgtttaacacttttttggtaactacacgattccatatgtgttatttcacagttttgatgtcttcactattattctacaatgtagaaaatagtaaaactaaagaaaaacccttgaatgagtagttgtgtcctaacttttgactggtactgtaggtgtatgGAACGTTGTTGACTGAGACATGGGAATGAAGAAAGTTTACATTCTGTCAAACATGTTACTGTTGAATCTCATGGATCCTAAGGGGGAAGCACAGGGCAAATGTCTGGTTTCAGTCACAGGTAAGGGAGGACAGGGGTGGattaaggaggagagaggaattcGGCCCAGGTCACAGGTCAGATGGAGTGAGAAGGAACAGACCACAAAGGTTTTAGCATCAGGCGGGGCCATGACTAAACCAGTGAGAGGAACCAAACAAGTTATtgactagcaacagagatgtattggctgtctagatgtgCAAGGAGTTGATTCCGGCTAGTGGGAGGACAAAAATATATGTGTTTGTGCAGTCATGTTTTTGTATTTAACCCAGTGGGTGAATGAACTTAGTTTGAGCTTTTCGTGAGTTTTTACTCTGTTTGTTCAGAACCTAACAACCTTACCTAGTATAAACATCACCCAAAAAGTTGACCCCACTACCATCAGTTTCCACCTCAATCATAAAAAGCTTGCCATCAATGTGACTCCACCCCTTGTTTTGGCAGTCTTGATTCAGCTGGAAACAAACAGATTCAATCAGGGTTTTAGGACAATTTCAACAGTTATAATATGAAACAGTTTTAGAATAACTGACACTCTCCAATCTCTTCTACTCTGCTCCAGCTCTCACACTCTTTCCCAGATCTTACACTCATTAAGAAGATATCATCATTCTTGTTGACTGCCCAGCACCCAAAGGGTCCACAACTGTAGTACTTCACAGCTCCTGGCAATCCTGTCCATGGAAGGGGTGTCTGGTGCCTTGTGCGTGTCCGACAGTATGGAGTATCGTCCAACAATAAACTGAACACCTCCAGCATCCACCTGTTTAAAAGGCCTGAAGACAAcaaagacagacggacagacaagcAAACGGGAGGACGTATCTGTGAATTCTGCCAAATGACTTACATGTTAAAACTGTAAAACATGAATAACTTTTCAACACCCTGATGGTATCAGGAAAGCTAAGAAGCAGGTGCCCTCTGGATAAATATTGAGTAATGCTCTCCACTTACCTGCAGCTTGCACCCAGTTACCGGCCACATACTTGTAGATTGAGTCTGCCTTGTTGATACCCCAGATCCCTGCTGGTCCTACAGTGATATGATTCAGGGAACCAGGCAGGTAGACCCATTTATCACCTACCGGgtagtaggacatttttattgtGTCTGTTGCAACCACTTGGCCAGTCCTACATCAGTCTGCATCAGATTCCTGATGTCCACTAGCTCCTGACAGTCCCATGCTATAGAGACAAAGACATATGAGTAGATTGCACCAATAAAATCTTGATCAATTCCAAGTTGATCAAGCATGTTTCAGGTGATGGTAACTTACCGTGACTGATGACCAGGAGACAGAGGACCAATAGGACGGCTGCAGTGGCTCTCATGATGTCTCTGTAGATCTACAGTATAAATTGAGATTTTACCCCAGACTTCAATCATCCCCTTGCAGGGCTTTGCGCTTTAATAGCCCAGCACATAGCTTTAAAAGCAATGATGGCTTCCTGTTCCACCTGTATAACAAAGAGTTTCTGGGAGGCTTGACCCAGATAAGCTTTTCTGGTTCTTCTGTAATGGTTAGGGTAAATACAGACAATTTATGGATAAGTGAAAGACCCCGTTACCTAACTGCTGCTGCCCCGCTACCAAACTGCTACTGCcccgctacctaactgctactgccccgcTACCTAATTACTGCAGtgctgctacctaactgctactgccctgctacctaactgctactgccctgctacctaactgctactgccctgctacctaactgctactgccctgctacctaactgctactgccctgctacctaactactactgccccgctacctaactgctactgcctcGCTACCTAACTACTACttccctgctacctaactgctactgcctcgctacctaactactactgcctcgctacctaactactactgccccactacctaactgctactgcctcgctacctaactgctactgcctcgctacctaactgctactgccccactacctaactgctactgccctgctacctaacggCTACTGCCTCGCTACCTAActactactgccccactacctaactgctactgcctcgctacctaactgctactgcctcgctacctaactgctactgccccactacctaactgctactgccctgctacctaactgctactgccccactacctaactgctactgccctgctacctaactactactgcctcgctacctaactactactgccccactacctaactgctactgcctcgctacctaactgctactgcctcgctacctaactgctactgcctcgctacctaactgctactgccccactacctaactgctactgccctgctacctaacggCTACTGCCTCGCTACCTAactactactgccctgctacctaactgctactgccctgctacctagcTGCTGCAgtcctgctacctaactgctactgccctgctacctaactgctacttcCTCGCTACCTAACTGCTATTTCCtcgctacctaactgctactgccctgctacctaactgctactgccctattacctaactgctactgccctgctacctaactgctactgcccaactacctaactactactgccctgctacctaactgctactgccctgctacctaactgctactgccctgctacctaactactactgccctgctacctaactgctactgccctgctacctaactgctactgccctgctacctatctgctactgccctgctaactaactgctactgccctgctccctaactgctactgccctgctacctaactaatactgccctgctacctatctgctactgccctgctaactaactgctactgccctgctccctaactgctactgccctgctccctaactgctactgccctgccacctaactactactgccctgctacctaactactactgccctgctacctaactgctactgccccgctacctaactgctactgccccgctacctaactgctactgccccgctacctaactgctactgccccgctacctaactgctactgccctgctacctaactactactgccctgctacct
This is a stretch of genomic DNA from Salvelinus alpinus chromosome 11, SLU_Salpinus.1, whole genome shotgun sequence. It encodes these proteins:
- the LOC139533737 gene encoding fish-egg lectin-like gives rise to the protein MRVTAAVLLVLCLLAVSHAWDCQEVVNIKNLMQIDAGLGQVVATDTSQIPYYLVGDKWIRLPGSLKHITVGPAGIWGVNKADSIYKYVAGNWVQAAGLLKQLDAGGAQFIVGANMDDTPFCLTRSATVGYKGPGSPLPWTGLPGAVKYYSCGPFGCWAVNKNDDIFLMSLNQDCQNNGWSHIDGKLSMIEVATDGSVFGVNSAGDVFTRDGITASKPEGTGWSNIPMCMRMGHVTYDLGRLWVVSKSGVTMVCTP